A portion of the Daphnia magna isolate NIES linkage group LG4, ASM2063170v1.1, whole genome shotgun sequence genome contains these proteins:
- the LOC116920855 gene encoding F-box/LRR-repeat protein 14 yields MDATEFYSNYHRKQLKVHDNNSGACSETTTTDDDDDRRTHISRLYPEILAIIFGMLEVRDRGRAAQVCHSWKEAAYHRSVWRSCEPKLHLRRANPSLFPSLVRRGIRRVQILSLRRSLRDVTQGLPNIESLDLSGCFNVTDIGIAHALTSDLPTLKRLNLSLCKQITDSSLSRLAQYCRQLQELDLGGCCNVTNAGLLLIAWGLKSLKSLNLRSCWHVSDLGIASLAGLGSDAEGNLALEHLGLQDCQKLTDDALMHVSTGLKQLKSINLSFCLSISDSGLKYLAKMPSLCELNLRSCDNISDVGMAYLAEGGSRITSLDVSFCDRIDDQAVVHVAHGLVHLKQLSLSACHVSDEGLIRVALSLLDLQTLNIGQCSRITDRSIQAVADHLRKLRCIDLYGCTKITTSGLEKIMKLPQLSVLNLGLWHIR; encoded by the exons atggaCGCGACAGAATTCTACTCCAACTACCATCGAAAACAGTTGAAAGTGCACGACAACAACAGTGGAGCTTGTTCAGAAACAACCACAACAGACGACGACGATGACCGTCGTACGCACATTAGTCGACTCTACCCAGAGATCCTGGCCATCATTTTCGGCATGTTGGAAGTGAGGGATCGTGGCCGGGCAGCTCAAGTGTGTCACAGCTGGAAAGAAGCTGCGTATCATCGCTCCGTGTGGCGATCATGTGAGCCCAAATTGCATTTGAGACGGGCCAATCCTTCACTGTTTCCTAGTCTCGTACGCAGAGGCATCCGCCGAGTTCAGATCCTTTCGCTGAGACGCAGCCTCCGCGACGTGACGCAGGGATTGCCCAACATCGAGTCGCTCGATTTGAGCGGCTGTTTCAACGTGACGGACATTGGCATTGCCCACGCCCTGACGTCCGATCTTCCCACCCTGAAGCGTTTGAATTTGAGTCTGTGCAAACAAATCACCGACTCGAGTCTCAGCCGATTGGCTCAGTATTGCCGCCAATTGCAGGAGCTCGACCTGGGCGGCTGTTGCAATGTCACCAACGCAGGACTTTTGCTCATTGCCTGGGGCCTCAAATCCCTCAAGAGCCTCAATCTGAGATCCTGCTGGCACGTCTCTGATCTTGGCATCGCCAGTTTGGCTGGACTTGGGTCAGACGCTGAAGGCAATTTGGCTCTGGAACACCTCGGACTtcag GATTGTCAGAAATTGACGGACGATGCACTAATGCACGTGTCTACCGGCTTGAAGCAGCTCAAATCGATTAACTTGAGTTTCTGCCTGTCCATCAGCGACAGCGGACTTAAATATTTGGCCAAAATGCCGTCGTTGTGCGAATTGAATCTTCGTTCGTGTGACAACATTTCCGATGTCGGTATGGCCTACCTGGCCGAAGGAGGATCCAGGATCACATCGCTGGACGTGTCGTTTTGCGATAGGATCGACGACCAGGCCGTCGTTCACGTGGCTCACGGTCTGGtgcatttaaaacaattatCTTTGAGCGCCTGCCACGTTTCGGATGAAGGTCTCATCCGAGTGGCTCTGTCCCTCCTCGACCTCCAGACGCTCAACATTGGCCAGTGTAGCCGCATTACGGATCGATCCATCCAGGCCGTCGCCGATCATTTACGCAAATTACGATGCATAG atCTCTATGGGTGTACGAAAATCACCACTTCCGGATTGGAAAAAATCATGAAACTTCCGCAGTTGAGCGTCCTCAATCTCGGCTTATGGCATATCCGATGA